The Ascaphus truei isolate aAscTru1 chromosome 3, aAscTru1.hap1, whole genome shotgun sequence genome includes a region encoding these proteins:
- the LOC142491057 gene encoding uncharacterized protein LOC142491057: MEQVSSPGSASSTLLEEHHGDEDDEYDEDDATEETEIQSCDHEEVPIETVVPPNRPSTSTYDAIVASEGKIVDAENRRHSDMMTVLERMIGLQEETVSQLAHLHRVFIEVPKQLQKINTSFEALVVQQTQANYWRMTNVPQFNTSQPGSVHAGQFSPHSSDIHSPGPNVTGQVAEIAVQVPDDILPLPSVQNQQLTPTKEPTKTKYKQLLLTSFWSKTTKDTHETDQPSLVQCLPTCSHVSLGTSPVREQSLPKSPVGESLPKSPVGESLPKSPVGESLPKSPVGESLPKSPVGESLPKSPVGESLPKSPVGESLATSPVGEQSLATSPAREVPEATQSGSVVPKVGGKRKRKIQETTSRPVTRSQKEQKK, from the exons atggaacaagtgtcttcacctgggtcagccagctcaacactactagaag aacatcatggtgatgaggatgatgagtatgatgaggatgacgccacagaagagactgaaatacaatcatgtgaccatgaagaggtgccaatagaaactgttgtaccgccaaatcgtccatcaacttccacatacgatgcaattgtagcttcagagggaaaaatagtggacgcagaaaatcgtcgccattcagacatgatgacagtgctggaaaggatgattggactgcaggaagaaacagtatcacaattggcacatctccacagagtcttcattgaagtgcctaaacagttgcaaaaaatcaacacctcattcgaagcattagttgttcagcaaacacaagctaattactggagaatgactaatgtaccacaattcaacacctcccagccaggatctgttcatgcaggtcagttttcaccacattcatctgatattcattcaccaggcccaaatgttaccggtcaagtagcagagattgctgtgcaggttcctgatgacatactaccactgccatctgtacaaaatcagcagctgacacctacaaaggagcccacaaaaacaaaatataagcagttactactgaccagtttttggtcaaaaacaacaaaagacacacatgaaacagaccaaccatcacttgtgcagtgtctaccaacttgctcacatgtgtcactgggcacaagccctgtccgtgaacagtcactacccaaaagccctgtaggtgaatcgctgcccaaaagccctgtaggtgagtcgctgcccaaaagccctgtaggtgagtcgctgcccaaaagccctgtaggtgaatcgctgcccaaaagccctgtaggtgaatcactgcccaaaagccctgtaggtgaatcactgcccaaaagccctgtaggtgagtcactggccacaagccccgtaggtgaacagtcactggccacaagccctgcccgtgaagtgccagaggccactcaaagtggctctgttgtgcctaaagttggtggcaaaagaaaaaggaaaattcaagagacaacaagcaggcctgttactcgctcgcaaaaggaacaaaaaaaataa